The Triticum dicoccoides isolate Atlit2015 ecotype Zavitan chromosome 6A, WEW_v2.0, whole genome shotgun sequence genome has a window encoding:
- the LOC119315710 gene encoding CASP-like protein 5A3, protein MLVSRQTTVHPVAAPPLQVELADAPPPGLWMNSPQGSAGTLGGVGLRLLQALSAAASIAVMASTGVFPSFSAFSYLVAAASLQCLWSLTLAFVYIYALLVKRSLLNLRAMFIFSVGDWITGTLTLSAACASMGVTIVIDNDKKICAGNLCARFMTAIAMAFISWFALAPSFLFNFVLVVTTFASLLAP, encoded by the exons ATGCTGGTTAGCCGGCAGACGACGGTGCACCCCGTGGCGGCGCCGCCGCTGCAGGTAGAGCTAGCGGACGCTCCCCCGCCCGGACTGTGGATGAATAGCCCGCAGGGGTCGGCGGGGACGCTTGGCGGGGTCGGCCTCCGCCTCCTGCAGGCCTTGTCCGCGGCCGCCTCGATCGCCGTCATGGCGTCCACCGGGGTCTTCCCCTCCTTCTCCGCCTTCAG CTACCTCGTAGCAGCTGCCAGTCTGCAATGTTTGTGGAGCCTCACCCTAGCCTTTGTGTATATCTATGCACTTCTCGTCAAACGTTCGTTGCTAAATCTCCGAGCTATGTTCATATTTTCCGTTGGAGACTGG ATCACAGGGACGCTAACCTTGAGTGCAGCATGTGCATCGATGGGCGTCACCATTGTTAttgataatgataagaagatatgtgCGGGCAATCTTTGTGCAAGGTTTATGACTGCTATTGCAATGGCTTTCATCAGCTGGTTTGCACTTGCACCGTCCTTTCTCTTTAACTTCGTGCTCGTGGTTACCACATTTGCAAGTTTGTTGGCACCTTGA